One stretch of Streptomyces sp. NBC_00443 DNA includes these proteins:
- a CDS encoding SpoIIE family protein phosphatase: MSPEYPFDEAATARAVIDDDGVLVEWGAGAERLLGHRAAEVVGRPAAELLADGQGVDAPPGNRWDGILTLRRREGGTLSVWVLAHRVRPERGGPFRWLVVTPLEGQGPRPPDDPLDHVGLLESPCAIAVYDERLRLRKINAVMAEVLQLSEEHVRGLRAPELTGRRQSYDIERHLLRVLTTGRGTDVRTYIPVGGDRTHAWLARMAPITDAKGRVRGVSVAAHDFTEQYMAQERLQLVNEASVRIGTTLDVTRTAQELADICVPALADFVSVDLLDPPEHGGESPTGRPTAPIGLRRAAHRSVNTGNPEAVVKPGHVDVYPAPSPQADALLAGHTIVASTSTDDLAQWLAWDPERAERIKAYGIHTTMSVPIQARGTTLGVAVLSRFKNPEPFTPDDVLLAEEVTARAAVCIDNARRYSRERETALALQRSLLPRSLPHTAALEAASRYLPAARSGVGGDWFDVIPLSGMRVAMVVGDVVGHGIQASATMGRLRTAVRTLADIDLAPDELLTHLDDLVVRLSDEAGTEGSSGDVGATCLYAVYDPVSRRCTLARAGHPAPVMVPPGGEPREIELPAGPPLGLGGLPFESAEIELREGTVLSFYTDGLIETRVRDVDASHSLLCEALAASSDSLEETCDRVLSALLPAGGVADDVALLLARTQGLPASRVATWDIPADPALVAPIRKQVLEQLDIWNLSEASFTAELVVSELVTNAIRYGIHPIRLRLIHDARTLICEVSDTSHTAPHLRRAKTFDEGGRGLLLVAQLTQRWGSRHTPDGKTIWAEIGLLGEG, encoded by the coding sequence ATGAGCCCGGAGTACCCGTTCGACGAGGCCGCGACGGCCCGGGCTGTCATCGACGACGACGGTGTGCTCGTCGAGTGGGGCGCCGGTGCCGAGCGGCTGCTGGGCCACCGGGCCGCCGAGGTCGTGGGTCGCCCGGCCGCTGAGCTGCTGGCCGACGGGCAGGGGGTCGACGCTCCGCCGGGCAACCGCTGGGACGGCATCCTCACCCTGCGCCGCCGCGAGGGCGGCACGCTGTCCGTGTGGGTGCTCGCCCACCGGGTACGGCCGGAGCGTGGCGGCCCCTTTCGCTGGCTCGTGGTCACGCCGCTCGAAGGGCAGGGCCCACGCCCGCCGGACGACCCGCTGGACCATGTCGGGCTCCTCGAATCACCCTGCGCCATCGCGGTCTATGACGAGCGGCTCCGGCTGCGCAAGATCAACGCCGTCATGGCGGAGGTCCTGCAGCTCTCCGAGGAGCACGTACGGGGGCTGCGGGCACCCGAGCTGACCGGCAGACGTCAGAGCTACGACATCGAGCGGCACCTCCTTCGCGTGCTCACCACGGGCCGGGGCACCGATGTGCGGACGTACATCCCGGTCGGAGGTGACCGGACGCACGCCTGGCTGGCCCGAATGGCCCCGATCACCGACGCCAAGGGGCGGGTGCGCGGCGTGTCCGTCGCCGCGCACGACTTCACCGAGCAGTACATGGCCCAGGAGCGACTGCAGCTGGTGAACGAGGCCAGCGTCCGCATCGGCACCACCCTCGACGTCACACGCACGGCCCAGGAGCTGGCGGACATCTGTGTCCCCGCCCTCGCCGACTTCGTCAGCGTCGACCTGCTGGACCCGCCGGAGCACGGCGGCGAATCACCCACCGGCCGGCCGACCGCCCCGATCGGCCTGCGCCGGGCCGCCCACCGGTCCGTCAACACGGGCAACCCCGAAGCCGTGGTCAAGCCGGGCCATGTGGATGTGTACCCCGCCCCGTCGCCGCAGGCGGACGCGCTGCTGGCGGGCCACACCATCGTGGCCTCGACGTCGACCGACGACCTCGCGCAGTGGCTCGCCTGGGATCCCGAGCGCGCAGAGCGGATCAAGGCGTACGGCATCCACACCACCATGTCCGTGCCGATCCAGGCGCGTGGCACCACCCTCGGGGTCGCCGTGCTCAGCCGTTTCAAGAACCCCGAGCCGTTCACGCCCGACGACGTGCTGCTGGCCGAGGAGGTCACGGCACGCGCGGCCGTCTGCATCGACAACGCCCGCCGCTACTCCCGCGAACGGGAGACCGCCCTCGCCCTGCAGCGCAGCCTGCTGCCCCGGTCCCTGCCGCACACCGCCGCGCTCGAAGCGGCCTCGCGCTATCTCCCGGCGGCGCGCTCCGGCGTGGGCGGCGACTGGTTCGACGTGATCCCGCTGTCCGGGATGCGGGTGGCGATGGTCGTCGGGGACGTGGTCGGCCACGGCATCCAGGCCTCGGCCACCATGGGCAGACTGCGCACCGCCGTGCGCACCCTGGCCGACATCGACCTCGCGCCCGACGAGCTGCTGACCCACCTCGACGATCTGGTCGTACGGCTGTCCGACGAGGCGGGCACCGAGGGCAGCTCCGGCGACGTCGGCGCCACCTGCCTGTACGCCGTGTACGACCCGGTCTCCCGGCGCTGCACGCTGGCCCGGGCCGGGCACCCCGCGCCCGTCATGGTCCCGCCCGGCGGCGAACCGCGGGAGATCGAGCTGCCCGCGGGGCCACCCTTGGGCCTGGGCGGGCTGCCGTTCGAGTCCGCCGAGATCGAGCTGCGCGAGGGTACGGTGCTGTCCTTCTACACCGACGGCCTGATCGAGACCCGGGTGCGTGACGTCGACGCCAGCCACTCACTCCTGTGCGAGGCGCTGGCGGCCTCCTCCGACTCGTTGGAAGAGACCTGCGACCGCGTCCTGAGCGCCCTGCTCCCGGCGGGAGGCGTCGCGGACGACGTGGCCCTGCTCCTGGCCCGCACTCAGGGGCTGCCCGCCTCCCGGGTCGCGACCTGGGACATCCCCGCGGACCCGGCGCTCGTCGCACCCATCCGCAAGCAGGTCCTGGAGCAGCTCGACATCTGGAATCTGAGCGAGGCGTCGTTCACGGCCGAGCTGGTGGTGAGCGAGCTGGTGACGAACGCCATCCGCTACGGCATCCACCCCATTCGGCTCCGGCTGATCCATGACGCGCGGACGCTGATCTGCGAGGTGTCCGACACCAGCCACACGGCACCGCATCTGCGCCGTGCCAAGACGTTCGACGAGGGTGGCCGCGGGCTGCTGCTGGTCGCTCAGCTGACCCAGCGCTGGGGCAGCCGGCACACGCCGGACGGCAAGACGATCTGGGCGGAGATCGGGCTCCTCGGCGAGGGGTGA
- a CDS encoding DUF4232 domain-containing protein, which translates to MRAVALVGLLAGCANGADSTGTAQTPAGTSDRTTGPPTAGTGSPTTGPGTTGPATTGTGPADTGSPVTQSGAAAPRCHTAELRAKIGRPSPGAGQRNFPIVLTNTTDRTCTVRGYPGAAFVDAAGKQLGPDPKRSPDTPTAVTLAPGRSAWAGLSFASPEISGARTALPTALLVTPPDERESIEVAWTAGEVPVAGNESSVRLTVFQPGTGG; encoded by the coding sequence GTGCGCGCCGTCGCGCTGGTGGGCCTGCTGGCCGGCTGCGCCAACGGCGCCGACTCCACGGGCACCGCACAGACACCGGCCGGCACGAGCGACCGAACGACCGGACCGCCCACGGCCGGCACCGGGAGCCCCACGACCGGGCCCGGCACGACCGGACCTGCCACGACCGGTACGGGCCCCGCCGACACCGGCAGCCCCGTGACCCAGTCGGGCGCCGCCGCCCCGCGCTGCCACACCGCCGAGCTGCGCGCGAAAATCGGCCGCCCCAGTCCAGGGGCCGGACAGCGCAACTTCCCGATCGTGCTGACCAACACGACCGACCGCACCTGCACGGTCCGTGGCTACCCGGGTGCCGCCTTCGTGGACGCGGCCGGCAAGCAACTCGGCCCGGACCCGAAGCGCTCCCCGGACACGCCGACGGCCGTCACGCTGGCCCCGGGCCGGAGCGCCTGGGCGGGGCTGTCCTTCGCCAGCCCCGAGATCAGCGGGGCCCGTACGGCCCTGCCGACGGCGCTGCTTGTGACGCCGCCCGACGAACGGGAGTCGATCGAGGTGGCGTGGACGGCCGGTGAGGTGCCCGTGGCCGGGAACGAGTCCTCAGTGCGACTGACGGTGTTCCAGCCCGGGACCGGTGGCTGA
- a CDS encoding ricin-type beta-trefoil lectin domain protein: MRDAGLSNSPSDDRLFDVTDAQLSAELKKWTGVTPALHPVGELLDRHWEAGFAYARLCTADVRSAGMLTTAAFTRLFGETLRQTGPTAAWRPQLLVTVRRIAAEWDTERRRELLHPALQSEAEGAELVAARLLPPANRRLLSGAFQRLPQSARCLMWHTEVEAEPLAVPAGLLGLDAESARVELGRANERLREECLQVHRELAPEHECRQYLRMLDVTYRRGGVDVDPDLRGHLDRCEHCSEAACQLAFFNDGLGAALAEAVLGWGAREYLESRARQAEAPAAAEPAAAPPIVGESFFADGAAAFAPPEDAAAVQGAAPGSAPASPVNSRASAGRRRRAPAAESFAAGGESPASAAETPAFPEQPAAPAGVPFTAAGEPFAPAAESFAAPDMVSSPAEAGPRTTRRAARRTARETDPAARSAATRTCSGRVAVKAARRAARRRNLTAAVATVSALVVLPLVIWSTNGSGDGSAPAAADRPTETPGPGTGSATSNPSWAGAAEAAKGELQGRLYNIGSGLCVGVVGGKAVKNAETELTKCSSAAAGQQWSYETDGLVRSGANPDLCLDSHLGYSVRLAPCTGATDSATKNVRYDFTLQGTLVPRFNQDLALSPAATDGSGALVLKTREDDSDAQHWVIDTSKPELQLEVVNWDSEAERVKTADPTPTPTPRPSKTPTPEPTPSATPTASQPTATSPTPSDASCYYYPYSCSSDGQNGWSGGGYGGSGGYGGYGGNGGYGYGGYGGGGRR, from the coding sequence GTGCGTGACGCAGGCCTGTCGAATTCCCCCAGCGACGACCGCCTCTTTGATGTGACGGATGCTCAACTGAGCGCCGAACTGAAGAAGTGGACGGGGGTGACACCGGCGCTGCACCCCGTCGGTGAACTCCTCGACCGGCACTGGGAAGCGGGATTCGCCTACGCACGGCTGTGCACCGCCGACGTCCGGTCCGCGGGAATGCTCACCACCGCGGCATTCACCCGGCTATTCGGTGAAACGCTGCGACAGACCGGACCGACGGCCGCGTGGCGCCCCCAACTCCTCGTCACCGTGCGCCGTATCGCGGCGGAGTGGGACACCGAACGCAGACGGGAGCTGCTCCACCCCGCGCTGCAGTCCGAGGCGGAGGGCGCGGAGCTCGTGGCCGCCCGTCTGCTTCCGCCCGCGAACCGCCGACTGCTGTCCGGGGCCTTCCAGCGGCTCCCCCAGTCGGCCCGCTGCCTGATGTGGCACACCGAGGTCGAGGCCGAACCGCTCGCCGTGCCGGCCGGACTGCTCGGCCTCGACGCGGAGTCCGCCCGCGTCGAACTGGGCCGCGCCAACGAGCGGTTGCGCGAGGAGTGCCTCCAGGTCCACCGCGAGCTGGCCCCCGAGCACGAGTGCCGGCAGTACCTGCGGATGCTGGATGTGACGTACCGCCGCGGCGGCGTCGACGTCGACCCCGACCTGCGCGGCCATCTGGACCGCTGCGAGCACTGCAGCGAGGCCGCCTGCCAGCTCGCCTTCTTCAACGACGGGCTCGGCGCCGCACTCGCGGAGGCGGTGCTCGGCTGGGGTGCGCGGGAGTATCTGGAGTCGAGAGCGAGACAGGCGGAGGCACCGGCCGCGGCGGAGCCGGCCGCGGCACCGCCGATCGTCGGCGAGTCGTTCTTCGCGGACGGAGCCGCCGCTTTCGCGCCACCGGAAGATGCCGCTGCCGTCCAGGGAGCCGCCCCGGGAAGTGCTCCCGCTTCCCCGGTGAATTCCCGTGCCTCCGCGGGCCGAAGGCGCCGTGCCCCTGCCGCAGAGAGCTTCGCCGCCGGTGGTGAGTCGCCGGCCTCTGCCGCAGAGACGCCGGCCTTCCCGGAACAGCCCGCCGCCCCCGCCGGTGTGCCCTTCACCGCGGCGGGCGAGCCCTTCGCCCCTGCCGCCGAGTCCTTCGCCGCCCCGGACATGGTCTCCTCCCCCGCGGAGGCCGGCCCCCGAACCACCCGCAGGGCCGCCCGCAGGACGGCTCGGGAAACCGACCCCGCCGCGCGTTCCGCCGCCACCCGCACCTGCTCGGGACGCGTGGCCGTCAAGGCCGCCCGCCGCGCCGCCCGGCGCCGCAACCTCACCGCGGCCGTCGCGACCGTCAGCGCCCTCGTCGTCCTCCCGCTCGTCATCTGGTCCACCAACGGATCCGGAGACGGTTCCGCTCCGGCCGCGGCCGACCGGCCCACCGAGACGCCGGGCCCCGGCACGGGCTCCGCCACCAGCAACCCCTCCTGGGCGGGCGCCGCGGAGGCCGCGAAGGGCGAGCTGCAGGGCCGGCTCTACAACATCGGGTCCGGGCTCTGCGTCGGCGTCGTCGGCGGGAAGGCCGTCAAGAACGCGGAGACCGAACTCACCAAATGCTCCTCGGCGGCGGCCGGTCAGCAGTGGTCGTACGAGACCGACGGACTGGTGCGCAGCGGCGCGAACCCCGATCTCTGCCTCGACTCCCACCTCGGCTACTCCGTCCGGCTGGCCCCCTGCACGGGTGCCACCGACTCCGCGACCAAGAACGTCCGCTACGACTTCACGCTCCAGGGCACCCTGGTCCCGCGCTTCAACCAGGACCTCGCCCTGAGCCCCGCCGCCACCGACGGTTCGGGCGCGCTGGTCCTCAAGACCCGCGAGGACGACAGCGACGCCCAGCACTGGGTGATCGACACGTCGAAGCCGGAGCTCCAGCTGGAGGTCGTCAACTGGGACTCGGAGGCGGAGAGGGTGAAGACGGCCGACCCGACCCCCACCCCCACCCCGCGTCCGTCGAAGACGCCGACGCCGGAGCCGACCCCGTCCGCGACCCCGACGGCATCGCAGCCGACGGCGACGAGCCCGACCCCGAGCGACGCGTCCTGCTACTACTACCCCTACTCCTGTTCGTCGGACGGCCAGAACGGCTGGTCCGGCGGAGGGTACGGGGGGTCCGGCGGCTATGGCGGCTACGGCGGGAATGGCGGTTACGGCTACGGCGGCTACGGCGGTGGCGGCCGGCGCTGA
- a CDS encoding helix-turn-helix domain-containing protein, protein MTVSADGLPAAAAPGDPAPPPGLVVVGHFDQSPGYGISRPRGADSWLFTWTTGGQGRLRHGGTEARAGAGDLVVLAPGVAHGYGVAPGAPHWAFWWVHCQARPSWRSWLRPYDAGEGMYVVTPTPDDVHGRIEAAFRRMLDDARWTGTEAPPVTAPGEESVAVAHGTAARELALCSLEEVVLLTAGTAPTQAPRPGVDPRARRAQALIAADPAAPHTVRSLAEHVALSPSRFAHLFTQQLGQSPMRALREARLRHAARLLESTDLSVERVAAASGFASPFHFNRVFRDRYGRPPGAYRGSGPMVGARLVKER, encoded by the coding sequence ATGACTGTGAGTGCTGACGGATTGCCTGCGGCTGCTGCACCCGGGGATCCTGCCCCGCCGCCCGGACTGGTGGTGGTCGGCCACTTCGACCAGTCGCCGGGGTACGGGATCAGCAGGCCGCGCGGCGCCGACAGCTGGCTGTTCACCTGGACGACCGGCGGACAGGGCCGCCTGCGGCACGGGGGCACCGAGGCGCGGGCCGGTGCCGGGGACCTGGTGGTACTCGCGCCGGGCGTCGCGCACGGCTACGGGGTGGCTCCGGGCGCGCCGCACTGGGCCTTCTGGTGGGTGCACTGCCAGGCCCGCCCCTCCTGGCGGTCCTGGCTGCGCCCGTACGACGCGGGTGAGGGGATGTACGTCGTCACGCCGACGCCGGACGACGTGCACGGCCGTATCGAGGCGGCGTTTCGCCGGATGCTCGACGATGCCCGCTGGACGGGCACGGAGGCGCCGCCGGTGACGGCGCCGGGGGAGGAGTCGGTCGCCGTGGCCCACGGCACCGCGGCCCGCGAGCTCGCCCTGTGCTCCCTGGAGGAGGTCGTCCTGCTCACCGCGGGCACCGCGCCGACCCAGGCGCCCCGGCCCGGCGTGGACCCCCGGGCGCGCCGCGCGCAGGCGCTGATCGCCGCCGACCCGGCCGCCCCGCACACCGTCCGCTCGCTCGCCGAGCACGTCGCGCTCTCGCCCTCCCGGTTCGCCCACCTCTTCACCCAGCAGCTCGGGCAGTCCCCGATGCGCGCGCTGCGCGAGGCGCGGCTGCGGCACGCCGCCCGGCTGCTGGAGAGCACCGACCTGTCCGTGGAACGCGTCGCGGCCGCCTCGGGGTTCGCCAGCCCGTTTCACTTCAACCGCGTGTTCCGTGATCGGTACGGGAGACCGCCGGGCGCGTACCGGGGGAGTGGGCCAATGGTTGGCGCCCGACTTGTGAAGGAGCGGTGA
- a CDS encoding phytanoyl-CoA dioxygenase family protein, which yields MTATDMGAPDAPILPEAGLRRFREDGFTVVRGLLGRDEIDRLCARFAALHAAGPVPGHFEPRPLESDPLRAYPRVMHPHEIDELSLRVLLDARLRTVLEVLLGEEVLAAQSMFYFKPPGARGQALHQDNFYLRVEPGTCVAAWIACDVIDRDNGGLEVVPGTHEMDVFCPETADAEVSFAREYVPPPPGLAAVPVDMEPGDVLFFNGSLVHGSQPNHSADRFRRSFIGHYVGRSTERIGEHYRTLAMSGDRVPLAESEGAGPCGTEFSPDGPH from the coding sequence ATGACAGCCACGGACATGGGCGCCCCCGACGCCCCCATCCTGCCCGAGGCCGGGCTCCGCCGGTTCCGCGAGGACGGCTTCACGGTCGTACGCGGACTGCTCGGCCGCGACGAGATCGACCGGTTGTGCGCCCGGTTCGCGGCGCTGCACGCGGCCGGGCCGGTGCCCGGGCACTTCGAGCCGCGTCCCTTGGAAAGCGACCCGCTGCGCGCGTATCCGCGGGTGATGCACCCGCACGAGATCGACGAGCTGTCACTGCGGGTGCTGCTCGACGCCCGGCTGCGCACTGTGCTGGAGGTGCTGCTCGGGGAGGAGGTGCTGGCGGCGCAGAGCATGTTCTACTTCAAGCCGCCGGGGGCCCGGGGGCAGGCGCTGCACCAGGACAACTTCTATCTGCGGGTCGAGCCGGGCACCTGTGTGGCGGCATGGATCGCCTGCGATGTGATCGACCGGGACAACGGCGGGCTCGAAGTCGTCCCCGGCACGCACGAGATGGATGTGTTCTGCCCGGAAACGGCCGACGCCGAGGTGTCTTTCGCCCGGGAGTACGTCCCGCCGCCGCCCGGTCTGGCGGCCGTGCCCGTCGACATGGAGCCGGGGGACGTCCTGTTCTTCAACGGCAGCCTGGTACACGGTTCGCAGCCCAACCACTCGGCGGACCGGTTCCGCCGTTCGTTCATCGGCCACTATGTGGGGCGTTCGACCGAACGCATCGGTGAGCACTACCGGACCTTGGCGATGAGCGGCGACCGTGTGCCGTTGGCAGAGAGTGAAGGGGCGGGCCCGTGCGGCACCGAGTTCTCGCCGGACGGGCCCCACTAG
- a CDS encoding aldo/keto reductase: protein MQYVKLGSTGLDVSRICLGCMTYGLPDRGTHEWTLDEEASRPLIRQALDAGINFFDTANVYSDGTSEEIVGKALRDFARRDEIVLATKVNGRMRPGANGAGLSRKAIMTEIDHSLARLGTDYVDLYQIHRFDPHTPVEETMEALHDLVKAGKVRYIGASSMYAWQFSKMQHTAERHGWTKFVSMQNYYNLLYREEEREMLPLCADQGVGVLPWSPLARGRLTRDWGTVTDRSASDNFGSRLYVDADRVVVEAVTRVANERGVPRAQVALAWVLHQDPVTAPIIGAARPQHLEDAAAAVELELTEKELEELQQPYAPHPVIGH, encoded by the coding sequence ATGCAGTACGTGAAGCTCGGTTCGACGGGCCTGGACGTGTCGCGGATCTGTCTGGGCTGCATGACCTACGGGCTCCCCGACCGCGGCACACACGAGTGGACCCTCGACGAGGAGGCGTCGCGGCCGCTGATCCGGCAGGCACTGGACGCCGGGATCAACTTCTTCGACACCGCCAACGTCTACTCCGACGGCACCAGCGAGGAGATCGTCGGCAAGGCGCTGCGCGACTTCGCCCGCCGGGACGAGATCGTGCTCGCGACGAAGGTCAACGGCCGGATGCGGCCCGGGGCGAACGGCGCAGGGCTCTCCCGCAAGGCCATCATGACCGAGATCGACCACAGCCTCGCCCGCCTCGGCACCGACTACGTCGACCTGTACCAGATCCACCGCTTCGACCCGCACACCCCAGTCGAGGAGACGATGGAGGCGCTGCACGACCTGGTCAAGGCGGGCAAGGTGCGTTACATCGGGGCGAGTTCGATGTACGCCTGGCAGTTCTCCAAGATGCAGCACACGGCCGAGCGGCACGGCTGGACCAAGTTCGTCTCGATGCAGAACTACTACAACCTCCTCTACCGCGAGGAGGAGCGCGAGATGCTGCCGCTCTGCGCCGACCAGGGCGTCGGCGTGCTGCCGTGGAGCCCGTTGGCGCGCGGCCGGCTCACCCGGGACTGGGGCACGGTCACCGACCGCAGCGCGAGCGACAACTTCGGCAGCCGGCTCTACGTCGACGCCGACCGGGTCGTCGTCGAGGCCGTCACCCGCGTGGCGAACGAACGCGGCGTTCCGCGCGCCCAGGTCGCCCTCGCCTGGGTGCTGCACCAGGACCCGGTGACGGCCCCGATCATCGGCGCCGCCAGGCCGCAGCACCTCGAGGACGCGGCCGCCGCGGTGGAACTGGAGCTCACCGAGAAGGAGTTGGAGGAGCTCCAGCAGCCGTACGCGCCGCATCCGGTCATCGGTCACTGA
- a CDS encoding flavoprotein — protein sequence MTQQARKPFLYVIVCAAGIAADVSKLITAAQERDWEVGVIATPVAMNGFFDTAAVEALTGRPIRSAWRTPADPRPFPAPDAVVLAPATFNTINKWAAGIADTLALGTLCEASGLGVPVAVLPCVADALAAHPAYGDSLIRLRGMGVRFGDPYSGEAGEDGGRPEFGWERALDLLDRGWPGTR from the coding sequence GTGACCCAACAGGCCCGGAAACCCTTCCTCTACGTCATCGTCTGCGCCGCCGGGATCGCCGCGGACGTCAGCAAGCTCATCACCGCCGCGCAGGAGCGGGACTGGGAGGTCGGCGTCATCGCGACGCCGGTCGCCATGAACGGCTTCTTCGACACCGCCGCCGTCGAGGCCCTGACCGGCCGCCCGATCCGCTCGGCCTGGCGCACGCCCGCCGACCCGCGCCCCTTCCCGGCGCCGGACGCCGTCGTCCTCGCCCCGGCCACCTTCAACACGATCAACAAGTGGGCCGCCGGCATCGCCGACACCCTCGCCCTGGGCACCCTGTGCGAGGCGTCCGGCCTCGGTGTCCCCGTCGCCGTGCTGCCCTGCGTCGCCGACGCACTCGCCGCCCATCCCGCCTACGGGGACAGTCTGATACGGCTGCGGGGGATGGGCGTGCGCTTCGGGGATCCGTACTCCGGCGAGGCGGGAGAGGACGGTGGGCGGCCGGAGTTCGGCTGGGAACGGGCGCTCGATCTGCTCGATCGCGGCTGGCCGGGCACCCGATGA